A region of the Candidatus Atribacteria bacterium genome:
ATGTTGAGGTTGGGCGAGCTGAAGCAAGAGGAGTAATAGCAGTGAAGGATAGGGGAAAATTTGCACTTCTTGGTGGAAGCCCAACAGACAATAATGCTACACTCGTTAGAAAGGGACAGATGGAAGTTCTTAAACCTTACATTGATAGTGGTCAAATCGAGGTTGTTGCTGATCAGTGGGTACCGAATTGGGATACGACTGAAGCACTGAAGATTATGGAAAATATGCTTACTGCCACAAATAACCAGATTGATGCGGTAGTCGCTTCCAATGATTCAACAGCACTTGGTGCCATTGAAGCCCTTAGGGCTCAAGGTCTGGCTGGAAAGGTCCCAATCTCCGCACAAGATGCTACAGCTGCCGGTTGTAATGCTGTAGCTAAAGGAGATCTTACAGTAACGGTATACAAAGATATTAGACTACTTGTCCCATTGTCCATTGAGATCGCTGTCAAGTTAGCAAAAGGTGAAGCGGTGGAAGGATTACAAGATTTCTCATTAGCCGAACTTACCGGAGATGCAAACCTAAAGGGATCCGTACCTTGTAGGTTCCTGGAAGTTGTAGGGGCAACCAAAGACAACCTCTATGATGTCATTGTGAAGAGTGGTTATCAATCATACGATGATGTTTATAAAGGAGTGCCCGAAGGAGATAGACCACCAAAAATCTAATGACGGAAAAAGTGCATCACAGATTTTTACTATCTGTGGTGCACTTTCTTTCATAAGTGAATACAAAAAAAGTCATCCCTTTATAGGGGGTAATCCTATTTTGAAAGATGAAACCATTTTACAAATTGAGAATGTAACAAAAGACTTTCCAGGTATCAGAGCACTATCCAATGTTTCCTTTAAAGTAAAAAAAGGGGATATTCATGGTTTGTGCGGAGAAAATGGTGCCGGGAAATCTACTTTAGTGAAGATTCTGGCTGGAGTTTATCCTCATAATACCTACCAAGGGACAATTTATTTTAATGAAAAAGAGCTAAAGTTAACTTCTTCTTCGATTGAAGAGGCAATAAGGGAAGGAATTGCCACTGTTTATCAGGAACCTGTTCTTGTTCCTCAAATGACAGTAGGGGAAAATATTTTTCTGGGAAGAGAACCGGAAGATAAAGGTATTATTAATTGGAGTAAATTATTTTCTGACACGAAAGAAATTCTTACAAAATATAAATTAAATATTCCTTTTTTTGCTAAATTATCCACGCTGAGCGTTGGACAGCAACAGATGGTTGAAATTGCTAAAGCTCTATCACAGGAGATTAAGCTTCTAATTTTGGACGAGCCCACTTCTGCCCTTACTGAGGCTGAAGTTAATTATTTAATGGAAATACTCAAGAACCTGAAAGAGAATGGAGTGACCTGTATCTATATTTCTCACAGGCTGGAGGAATTTTTTAGAATCGCGGATAATATTACCGTTCTTAGAGATGGTCTAGTCGTTGATACAGTAAGAACAGCGGATACCACCGAAGAGAAGGTCATTACCATGATGGTAGGACGCGAAATGAAAAAAAGGTTTCCTGTTAAACATTCCAGGCCGGGGGAAAAGATTTTGGAAGTGAAGGACTTATCGGTATCAGCTCAGAGTAAAACGGTAATCAAAAAGGTTTCATTCGATTTAAGAAAAGGAGAAATATTGGGGATAGCCGGACTTATGGGTTCCGGAAGAACCGAGCTTGTTACTGCACTATTTGGAGAGTATGGGCATCAGATTGCCGGAGAAATATTTTTGGAAGGAAAACCGATTAAGATTCGATCAGCAGAGGATGCGATTAATTATGGAATAAGCCTTGTTCCGGAAGATAGAAAAAAGATGGGGTTGGTATTAATTCAGGAAGTATTTAAAAATATTTCGTTGCCAAACCTTGAAAAATTTTCTAACGCATGGAGTATTGATCAGTATAAAGAATTACAGGAGTGTAAAAAATATGCTGACAATCTTAGCATTAAGACTCCTTCTCTTTTTACCATTACAGAATCTTTAAGTGGAGGTAATCAACAGAAGGTAGTTATAGCAAAGTGGTTAATGTCAAAACCGAAAATTCTTATTCTCGATGATCCGACCAGAGGGATTGATGTAGGGACTAAATATGAGATATATAACCTCATCAATAAACTTGCTGAAAATGGTGTAGGTATCATTATGATTTCTTCTGAGTTAGAAGAAGTGCTGGGAATGAGTGACCGGATCACGGTTATGCGCGAAGGAGAATGCGCTGGAACCTTAAACCGTAAAGATGCTACACAAGAAAGAATAATGGCTTTGGCTACAAATCTTAAAAGAAATGATAGGTATAATCAATGAAACAATCAAATTTTATTCGTAAGATTAAGGAAATTAAGATTGACGTTAGGGCTTATACGCTAATATTTGCCCTTATTGCTATCTGGTTACTTTTTGGTTCTTTAACTGGCGGGGTCTTCCTTTCCTCAAGAAATTTTTCAAACCTTTTAAGGCAGATGACTATCATATCGTTCCTTGCTATAGGGATGACTCCGGTAATTATCACGGGTAATATCGATCTTTCTGTGGGATCAATGACTGGCTTTATCAGTGTAATAGCTGCCTATCTACAGGCAATCTTACTTCCCACATTTCTCCCTGTACTATTTCCAACTCTTTCTATCGGATGGTTAGGTATACTGAGCACAATTATAACCATCATTACATGTCTTTTGCTGGGCCTATTGATTGGAATGGGTCAGGGCTATATTATTGCTTATGGAGGAGTACCG
Encoded here:
- a CDS encoding sugar ABC transporter substrate-binding protein; translated protein: MKRFTIILLTIVLLVVISLSVFAADKPKIGLSFSDFTLERWVREAEEMTKLANNAGAEVIVQEANHDPKIQNDQIENMVLQGVDVIIIVAEDGAAAATAVDAASQAGVKCIAYDRLIKSPNASVYISFDNVEVGRAEARGVIAVKDRGKFALLGGSPTDNNATLVRKGQMEVLKPYIDSGQIEVVADQWVPNWDTTEALKIMENMLTATNNQIDAVVASNDSTALGAIEALRAQGLAGKVPISAQDATAAGCNAVAKGDLTVTVYKDIRLLVPLSIEIAVKLAKGEAVEGLQDFSLAELTGDANLKGSVPCRFLEVVGATKDNLYDVIVKSGYQSYDDVYKGVPEGDRPPKI
- a CDS encoding sugar ABC transporter ATP-binding protein, whose amino-acid sequence is MFIKECPKEIDHQKSNDGKSASQIFTICGALSFISEYKKSHPFIGGNPILKDETILQIENVTKDFPGIRALSNVSFKVKKGDIHGLCGENGAGKSTLVKILAGVYPHNTYQGTIYFNEKELKLTSSSIEEAIREGIATVYQEPVLVPQMTVGENIFLGREPEDKGIINWSKLFSDTKEILTKYKLNIPFFAKLSTLSVGQQQMVEIAKALSQEIKLLILDEPTSALTEAEVNYLMEILKNLKENGVTCIYISHRLEEFFRIADNITVLRDGLVVDTVRTADTTEEKVITMMVGREMKKRFPVKHSRPGEKILEVKDLSVSAQSKTVIKKVSFDLRKGEILGIAGLMGSGRTELVTALFGEYGHQIAGEIFLEGKPIKIRSAEDAINYGISLVPEDRKKMGLVLIQEVFKNISLPNLEKFSNAWSIDQYKELQECKKYADNLSIKTPSLFTITESLSGGNQQKVVIAKWLMSKPKILILDDPTRGIDVGTKYEIYNLINKLAENGVGIIMISSELEEVLGMSDRITVMREGECAGTLNRKDATQERIMALATNLKRNDRYNQ